The Deltaproteobacteria bacterium genomic interval GCGCGCCTCGACGGAGCTCTTCGGCCGGCGCGAGCGCGCGATCCGGATCTGGGTCGACGGCGAGGCGCTGCGCGCGCGCGGCATGTCCGTGATGGACCTGATGCTGGCCGTGCAGCGCGAGCACATCGACGTGCCGGGTGGCCGAGTCGAGGGCCACGCGCTGGAGTACTCGCTAAAGACCGAGGCCGAGTTCCAGAACGTGGACGAGCTCAGCAACCTGGTCGTGGCCGACATCGCGGGCGCGCCGGTCCGGCTCGGCGACGTGGCGCGCGTGGAGGACGGCGCCGAGGACGCGCGCCACATGGCGCGCTTCAACGGTGGCACCGGCGGCGGCATCGGCATTCTGAAGCAGTCCCGCGCGAACACGGTCGAGATCGCCGACCGAACCCACGACCGCGTGGACGAGCTGCGCAAGTTCCTTCCCGCCGGAATGACCCTGCCCGACCGCGAGAGCGTGATCGACTTCTCGACCGCGATCCGCGAGTCGGTCGCCGAGACGCAGTTCGCGCTGGTCTTCGGCGCGGTCCTGGCGGCGCTCACGGTGCTGCTGTTCCTGCGCCGCGTCCGGCCCACGCTCGTGATCGCGACCTCGATCCCCCTCTCGCTGATCGCCGCGTTCGGCGCGATCTGGCTCTTCGGGTTCACGATCAACACGATGACGCTGCTCGCGCTGGCGCTCGCCGTCGGCGTCGTGATCGACGACGCGATCATCGTGCTCGAGAACATCGAGCGGCGCCGCGAGCTCGGCGAACCGCCCTACGAGGCGGCCTCGAAGGGCGCCAGCCAGATCGCCTTCGCCGCCACCGCGGCGACGCTCTCGATCGCGGTCGTGTTCCTCCCGGTCGTGTTCGTGCGCGGGATCGTCGGCAGCTTTCTGAAGGAGTTCGGGCTGACGGTCGCCGCGTCGGTCATGTTCTCGCTCTTCGTCGCGCTCACCCTGATCCCGATGCTGGCGGCGCGAATGCCGCCGCCCGCGGTTCGCGAGCACGGCGGCTTCTACCACCGCCTCGAGATCGCGTTCGTCTGGCTCGAGACGAACTACAAGGTCTTGCTCGAGTGGGCGCTCGGCCACCGCGCGACGGTGCTGGGCATTGCCCTGGCCTCGTTCGTATTCGCGCTCTTGCTCGGCTCGCGCCTGGGCGCCGAGTTCTTCCCGCCCTCCGACGAGGGCCGGCTCTTCGTGATGATGGACACGCCGCCGGGCACCGCGCTGGAGGGAACCCTGGAGCGGGTCAAGAAGGCGGAGCAGTACATGCTCGCTCAGCCCGAGATCAAGGGACTGTTCGCGGGTGTCGGCGTCTCCGGGCCCGACGGCCCCGGCAACGTGACGAACGGCGTGATGGTCGCGATCCTGCGCCCGCAGCACGAACGCAAGAAGCACGCGCTCCAGCTGATGCGCGAGGCGCGCGAGGCGCTCGGCACGATTCCCGGGCTCGAAGCGCGCGTCTTCGACATGTCGTCGATGATGGGCGGCGGCGGCCGCGGGGAGCTGGAGTTCGCGATCCGAGGCAATCTCGAGATCGACGAGCTCGATCGGCTCTCCGACCAGTTCATGGCGAAGCTCGCCGAGCGCAAGGGCTTCGTCGACATCTCCAAGAGCCTGAAGGTCGGGCTGCCGGAGATCCGCGTGATCCCGGACCGCGAGAAGTGCGCCGCGCTCGGCGTCGATGCGCGCACGCTGTCCCAGATCGTCCAGGCGGGAATCGGCGGGCTCGACATCGCGAAGTTCAAGTCGGGCGGACATCGCTACGACGTGCGGATCCGGCTCGAGGAGGCCTTCCGCTCCGACCCGGAGGCCGTGGGCGCGCTCTTCGTGCGCACCAAGGACGGCGGAGTGGTCGAGCTGCGCAACATCGCCCGGATCGAGACGGGCGCCGCGCCCTCGACGATCAGCCGCGACCAGCGCCAGCGCAGCGTGATCGTCGCGGCGAATCTCGAGGAGCTGCCCGCCGGCGAGGCGATCGCGATCGTGAACGAGATCGCCTCCGAGATCCTGCCCGAGGGCGCGACGCTTCGCTTCGGCGGCAGCGCAGAGGCGTTCCTCGAGAGCCTGCGCCAGTTCGGCCTCGCGATCGGGCTCGCGATCCTGATCATCTACATGGTGCTGGCTGCACAGTTCGAGAGCCTGCTGCACCCGTTCACCGTGATGCTCGCGCTTCCGCTTGCGATGGTCGGCGCGCTCGGCGGCCTCTGGGTGATGGGCATGACGATCAATCTGTTCAGCGTGATCGGGATCATCCTTCTGATGGGCCTGGTGACGAAGAACTCGATCCTGCTCGTGGACTACGCGAACGAGCTTCGCGCGGAGGGAATGGAGACGCTCGAGGCGATGCGGAAGGCCGCGCCCGTGCGCATGCGACCGGTGCTGATGACGGGCATCTCGATGATCTTCGGCGTGCTTCCCGCGGCGATCGGATTCGGCCCGGGCTCGGAGAGCCGCGCGCCGATGGCGGTCGCGACCGGGGCGGGGATGTTCTCGTCGATGCTGCTCACGCTTCTGATCGTGCCGGTCTTCTACGTCACGCTCGACGACGCGGTGCTCTGGCTTCGCGCCAGGCTCCGGCGCGGGAAAGCCGCGCCCGGCCCGATCGCACATGCGCGCTGAGCCTTGAACGTCCTGCGGCGGCCGGTCCTGGGGGAGCTCGCGCTCTCGGGCTATCGACGCGAGCGTCTGACCGACGCCTGCTTCACCGTCGGCCCTGCGCTGATGGAGGGCGGCTTCATCGGCGTGATCGCCGACAAGCTCTTTCACGTGCACCCCGCCGTGCTCGCGCTGGTGACTGCCGCGCCGATGTTCGGAAACCTGTCGAGCGCGTTCTGGGCGCGACTCGCGCACGGCCGCCGTCGGGTTCCGTTCACCACCGCGCTGATGGCGGCCTTCTCGGCCTGCGTCGCGTTGGTCGCGCTCGTGCCCGAGGCCGCCGTGGGCGCGGGACTGCTGGTCGCGGCGCTGATCGCAGCGCGGCTGCTCCTGGGCGGGATCGTGACGGCGCGGAGCATCGTCTGGACGCTGAACTACCCGCGCGAGGGCCGGGGCCGCGTGACCGCGCGACTCCACGCGATCTCGACCCTGTCCACCGCGGCCACCGCCTGGCTCGGCTCGCAGGTACTGGATCAGAGCCCCGAGAGCTTCCGGATCGTCTACGCCGCGGGCGCGTGTCTCGCGGCCGCAGGTGCCTTCGCGTTCTCGCGCGTGCCGCTCTCGGGCGAGACCGAGCACCTCTCACAGGAGCGCCTGCGCGCGAGCAGCCCGGCCGGGATCCCGAGCGGGCTCTCGATCCTGCGCGACGACCGGCACTACCTGCAGTTCCTCACCTGGCAGATGGTGCTCGGGATCGCGAACATGATGATCGAGGCGCCGCTTCTGTATCTCGTCTCGCGCGAGATGGGCGCGAGCTACTCTGCGGCGATCGGAATCACGATGGTGATTCCGTTCGCGCTCTCGGTGCTGACGATTCCGTTCTGGGCGGTGTATCTCGACCGCGTTCACGTCGCCGCGTTCCGCGCCCTGCACTCCTGGACGTTCGGCCTTTCTCAGCTGCTGCTCTGGATCGGCGCGCTGCAGCAGTCGCTGTTCATGATCGGCCTTGCGCGCGTGGTGATGGGCGCCGCGCGAAGCGGCGGCGGGCTGGCCTGGAACATCGGCCACAACGACTTCGCGCCGAGCGAGCGGGC includes:
- a CDS encoding MFS transporter; this encodes MNVLRRPVLGELALSGYRRERLTDACFTVGPALMEGGFIGVIADKLFHVHPAVLALVTAAPMFGNLSSAFWARLAHGRRRVPFTTALMAAFSACVALVALVPEAAVGAGLLVAALIAARLLLGGIVTARSIVWTLNYPREGRGRVTARLHAISTLSTAATAWLGSQVLDQSPESFRIVYAAGACLAAAGAFAFSRVPLSGETEHLSQERLRASSPAGIPSGLSILRDDRHYLQFLTWQMVLGIANMMIEAPLLYLVSREMGASYSAAIGITMVIPFALSVLTIPFWAVYLDRVHVAAFRALHSWTFGLSQLLLWIGALQQSLFMIGLARVVMGAARSGGGLAWNIGHNDFAPSERAGAYMGVHVTLTGIRGAFAPFLGMALYLGWSARPIPGTGLTLPAWSGLGDLLMLISALMSGLSALGFRRLRQRIDRSR
- a CDS encoding efflux RND transporter permease subunit; its protein translation is RASTELFGRRERAIRIWVDGEALRARGMSVMDLMLAVQREHIDVPGGRVEGHALEYSLKTEAEFQNVDELSNLVVADIAGAPVRLGDVARVEDGAEDARHMARFNGGTGGGIGILKQSRANTVEIADRTHDRVDELRKFLPAGMTLPDRESVIDFSTAIRESVAETQFALVFGAVLAALTVLLFLRRVRPTLVIATSIPLSLIAAFGAIWLFGFTINTMTLLALALAVGVVIDDAIIVLENIERRRELGEPPYEAASKGASQIAFAATAATLSIAVVFLPVVFVRGIVGSFLKEFGLTVAASVMFSLFVALTLIPMLAARMPPPAVREHGGFYHRLEIAFVWLETNYKVLLEWALGHRATVLGIALASFVFALLLGSRLGAEFFPPSDEGRLFVMMDTPPGTALEGTLERVKKAEQYMLAQPEIKGLFAGVGVSGPDGPGNVTNGVMVAILRPQHERKKHALQLMREAREALGTIPGLEARVFDMSSMMGGGGRGELEFAIRGNLEIDELDRLSDQFMAKLAERKGFVDISKSLKVGLPEIRVIPDREKCAALGVDARTLSQIVQAGIGGLDIAKFKSGGHRYDVRIRLEEAFRSDPEAVGALFVRTKDGGVVELRNIARIETGAAPSTISRDQRQRSVIVAANLEELPAGEAIAIVNEIASEILPEGATLRFGGSAEAFLESLRQFGLAIGLAILIIYMVLAAQFESLLHPFTVMLALPLAMVGALGGLWVMGMTINLFSVIGIILLMGLVTKNSILLVDYANELRAEGMETLEAMRKAAPVRMRPVLMTGISMIFGVLPAAIGFGPGSESRAPMAVATGAGMFSSMLLTLLIVPVFYVTLDDAVLWLRARLRRGKAAPGPIAHAR